Proteins from a genomic interval of Sinobacterium caligoides:
- a CDS encoding mechanosensitive ion channel family protein: MENIDTVALQSQAIQFGIQLVLAAVIFIVGSWIAKMITGVVRRAMEKREVEETVSKFVSNIVHAILLALVIVVMLSEVGVQTASLVAMMGAAGLAVGLALQGSLSNFASGVLLVMFRPMRVGDYVDCGGASGSVEAITMFSTQLVTPDNKIITIPNASVMSGAITNYSAKSERRVDLLVGVSYDADLAEVKKILADVVAADERVLKDHDVTIAVKELADSSVNLVMRSWVKSDDYWPTFFSMTENVKVSLDAAGISIPFPQMDLHIEKAA, encoded by the coding sequence ATGGAAAACATCGATACAGTTGCCTTGCAGTCGCAGGCTATTCAATTTGGTATTCAGCTCGTCCTGGCTGCCGTCATCTTTATCGTCGGTTCATGGATTGCAAAGATGATTACCGGTGTCGTTCGTCGAGCGATGGAGAAGCGTGAGGTAGAGGAAACAGTTAGCAAGTTCGTTTCGAACATCGTCCATGCCATTCTCTTGGCGCTGGTTATTGTGGTGATGTTGAGTGAGGTCGGCGTACAGACCGCATCACTGGTAGCCATGATGGGTGCCGCGGGTTTAGCTGTTGGTCTTGCTCTGCAGGGGTCGCTATCAAACTTCGCCTCAGGTGTATTGCTGGTTATGTTCCGTCCTATGCGTGTAGGCGATTACGTTGATTGCGGTGGTGCATCAGGTTCGGTCGAGGCGATCACTATGTTCTCTACTCAGTTGGTCACACCTGACAATAAAATCATTACGATTCCTAATGCGAGTGTTATGTCAGGCGCAATCACCAACTATTCGGCCAAATCTGAGCGTCGTGTCGATCTTCTTGTAGGCGTTTCTTACGATGCAGATCTTGCGGAAGTAAAGAAGATTCTAGCCGATGTTGTTGCTGCCGATGAGCGTGTACTGAAGGATCACGATGTTACTATTGCGGTCAAAGAGCTTGCAGATTCTTCTGTTAATCTTGTGATGCGCTCTTGGGTGAAGAGTGATGATTACTGGCCAACCTTCTTTAGCATGACCGAGAACGTCAAGGTTTCTCTCGATGCAGCTGGTATCTCAATCCCATTCCCACAAATGGATCTACATATCGAGAAGGCGGCTTAA
- the rlmKL gene encoding bifunctional 23S rRNA (guanine(2069)-N(7))-methyltransferase RlmK/23S rRNA (guanine(2445)-N(2))-methyltransferase RlmL, translating into MSESIEYFVSCPRGLEELLRDEVLSLGASHAATSGAGVKATGDLAQMYRVWLWSRLASRVLLPLERIYLDEVDDLYNAARNIAWGQHFNANQSFAVDFSGTNRSINNSQFGALKIKDAIVDYFRDSYGVRPNVDKREPDIRIQARLAKGFVSIALDLSGGPLHRRGYRVKTGVAPMKENLAAAILIRGGWPAIAQQGGALIDPMCGSGTLLIEGAQMAADIAPGLQREDFGFEQWRGHKQDVWHEVYQEAVERARVGRERIPPEIRGYDTAINVIQRAEQNIVAAGLADTVRVTAKPVAKLTKPTHTHLEHGLIACNPPYGERIGEVTELIPLYRELGDRFKAEFEGWKAVLITSNPELGKRMGVKARKKYKVFNGPLEAKILCFDLERDNFIYDRNAPVAEQKKAPGQQAPSSAVLSSGAQMLANRLKKNQKKLASWLKREGVECYRLYDADMPEYAVAVDIYGERIQISEYKPPQTIDAQDAQRRLLDTIDAVASVLGVQQSTINVKQRAIQKGKQQYERQDSKGVFFAVREGQVELEVNLTDYLDTGLFLDHRPVRQFIAEQAKGKRFLNLFCYTATASVHAAKGGAVSTTSVDMSSTYLDWGKRNLALNGFKAGDAPSAEHRMIKQDCIAWLKHCQEDFDLILLDPPTFSNSKRMAGTLDIQRDHVALVEDAMRILKPGGLLIFSNNYRGFKLDESLQEKYRVKDVSRQSLDPDFARNKKIHQCFHLQAKA; encoded by the coding sequence ATGAGTGAATCGATCGAATATTTTGTGAGTTGTCCACGGGGGCTTGAAGAGCTGCTACGCGATGAGGTGCTGTCTTTGGGGGCAAGCCATGCGGCAACGAGCGGTGCCGGGGTAAAGGCGACAGGTGATCTGGCGCAGATGTATCGAGTTTGGCTCTGGTCTCGCTTGGCGAGCCGTGTCTTGCTACCCCTAGAGCGTATTTATCTCGACGAAGTCGATGACCTATATAATGCCGCGCGCAACATTGCTTGGGGGCAGCACTTTAATGCCAACCAGAGCTTTGCTGTTGATTTCTCGGGGACTAACCGCTCGATTAATAATAGCCAGTTTGGTGCGTTGAAGATCAAGGATGCCATCGTTGATTACTTTCGCGATAGCTATGGCGTACGCCCTAATGTCGATAAAAGGGAGCCTGATATTCGCATCCAGGCACGTTTGGCAAAGGGCTTTGTGAGCATCGCCTTAGACCTCTCCGGGGGGCCCTTGCATCGTCGAGGGTATCGTGTGAAGACTGGTGTGGCGCCCATGAAGGAAAATTTGGCGGCTGCGATTCTGATTCGTGGTGGTTGGCCTGCTATCGCCCAACAAGGTGGGGCGCTAATCGACCCTATGTGTGGTTCTGGCACGTTGTTGATCGAGGGGGCGCAGATGGCTGCAGATATTGCGCCGGGCCTGCAGCGTGAAGATTTTGGTTTTGAGCAGTGGCGAGGCCACAAACAAGACGTTTGGCACGAGGTTTATCAGGAAGCGGTTGAGCGGGCAAGAGTGGGGCGTGAGCGGATACCGCCGGAAATTCGTGGCTACGATACTGCGATAAATGTCATCCAGCGTGCAGAGCAAAATATTGTCGCAGCGGGGCTCGCTGACACCGTGCGAGTGACGGCGAAGCCGGTAGCTAAGCTGACTAAGCCGACTCATACTCACCTAGAGCATGGTTTGATTGCTTGCAACCCTCCCTATGGCGAACGTATTGGCGAGGTGACCGAGCTGATACCGTTATATCGTGAGTTGGGTGATCGTTTTAAGGCGGAGTTTGAGGGCTGGAAGGCGGTATTGATTACCTCGAACCCTGAGCTTGGCAAGCGTATGGGGGTTAAAGCACGGAAGAAGTATAAGGTCTTTAATGGTCCTTTAGAGGCGAAGATTCTCTGCTTCGACTTAGAGCGTGATAACTTTATTTATGATCGCAATGCGCCTGTGGCTGAGCAGAAAAAAGCACCGGGGCAACAAGCGCCTTCGTCGGCAGTATTGTCGAGTGGTGCTCAGATGCTGGCTAATCGTCTTAAAAAGAATCAGAAGAAGCTTGCTTCGTGGCTCAAGCGTGAGGGCGTTGAGTGCTATCGCCTCTATGATGCCGATATGCCTGAGTACGCTGTGGCCGTTGATATTTACGGCGAGCGAATACAGATAAGTGAGTACAAGCCGCCACAAACGATTGATGCACAAGATGCCCAGCGACGCTTATTAGATACTATTGATGCCGTTGCCAGCGTCCTAGGGGTGCAGCAATCGACCATTAATGTAAAGCAGCGCGCTATCCAGAAAGGCAAGCAGCAGTATGAGCGTCAGGATAGTAAGGGGGTTTTCTTTGCTGTTCGGGAAGGGCAGGTCGAGCTTGAGGTCAACTTAACCGATTACCTTGATACGGGGCTCTTCCTTGATCATCGTCCTGTGCGGCAGTTTATTGCGGAGCAAGCGAAGGGCAAGCGTTTTCTTAACCTATTCTGTTATACGGCGACGGCCTCCGTGCACGCAGCTAAGGGCGGGGCGGTGAGCACGACCAGCGTCGATATGTCCTCGACCTACCTTGATTGGGGCAAGCGTAATTTGGCGCTCAATGGCTTCAAGGCCGGTGATGCTCCGTCGGCAGAGCACCGGATGATTAAGCAGGACTGTATTGCTTGGTTAAAACATTGCCAAGAGGATTTTGATCTGATTCTTTTGGATCCGCCTACCTTCTCTAATTCAAAGCGTATGGCAGGCACGCTCGATATCCAGCGTGATCATGTTGCCTTGGTGGAAGATGCGATGCGTATATTGAAGCCCGGGGGGCTGTTGATTTTCTCGAATAATTACCGAGGCTTTAAGCTCGACGAGTCATTGCAGGAGAAATATCGCGTCAAGGATGTTAGTCGCCAAAGTCTCGACCCTGACTTCGCTAGGAATAAAAAAATCCATCAGTGCTTCCATCTGCAAGCAAAAGCTTAA
- the rmf gene encoding ribosome modulation factor — protein MRRQKRDMNERANQRGYQAGSSGRPKDGCPHADGILRQHWMTGWREGRCDNWDALTGVSGLQNAFHRATR, from the coding sequence ATGAGAAGACAAAAACGCGATATGAATGAACGAGCAAATCAACGGGGGTACCAAGCAGGCAGCTCTGGTCGCCCCAAAGATGGCTGCCCACACGCCGACGGTATTCTCCGCCAGCACTGGATGACAGGGTGGCGTGAAGGCCGCTGTGACAACTGGGACGCCCTAACAGGCGTCTCGGGTCTGCAGAACGCCTTCCACCGCGCAACACGCTAA
- a CDS encoding quinone-dependent dihydroorotate dehydrogenase, with product MYKLLRSALFLMPPEMSHDISLKSMKLGNSLGALRLVAKSIEPQPLTVMGVEFPNPVGLAAGLDKNGDYIEAMGAMGFGFVELGTVTPLPQPGNPQPRLFRLPEHNAIINRMGFNNKGVDHLVEQVKNTSFKGVIGINIGKNKVTPNESALDDYLICMRKVYQHAHYIVVNLSSPNTPGLRDLQFGEPLERLLRGLKEEQAALAEQHGKYIPVAVKIAPDMSHEDLQQVAKALVDAKMDGVVATNTTIDKSSVADNPLHTEAGGLSGGPVTQRSTEVIRELRAAVGNEMPIIGVGGILTAQDAVDKADAGANLVQVYSGFIYEGPDLVRNSVEALRRR from the coding sequence ATGTATAAATTGTTGCGCAGTGCGCTGTTTTTAATGCCACCGGAGATGTCACATGACATCTCGCTTAAATCGATGAAGCTGGGTAACAGCCTGGGTGCGTTACGTTTAGTGGCCAAATCAATCGAGCCACAGCCGCTTACGGTAATGGGGGTGGAGTTTCCTAACCCTGTAGGTCTTGCAGCGGGGCTGGATAAAAACGGTGACTATATCGAAGCGATGGGGGCGATGGGGTTTGGCTTTGTTGAGTTGGGGACTGTGACGCCGTTGCCTCAGCCGGGTAATCCACAGCCACGACTATTTCGCCTGCCAGAACATAACGCGATCATCAATCGTATGGGCTTTAATAATAAGGGGGTCGACCACCTTGTTGAACAGGTGAAGAACACTTCTTTTAAGGGCGTCATTGGCATCAATATCGGCAAAAACAAGGTGACACCGAATGAGAGCGCGCTGGATGACTATCTCATTTGTATGCGCAAGGTATATCAGCATGCCCACTATATTGTGGTGAATTTATCCTCGCCAAATACGCCGGGGCTACGTGATCTACAGTTTGGTGAGCCTCTGGAGCGCTTATTGCGAGGGCTGAAAGAAGAGCAAGCCGCACTGGCAGAGCAGCACGGCAAGTACATACCAGTGGCGGTGAAAATCGCGCCAGATATGAGCCATGAAGACCTGCAGCAAGTTGCAAAGGCGCTGGTTGATGCAAAGATGGATGGTGTGGTAGCGACTAACACGACGATTGATAAGAGTTCGGTGGCGGATAATCCGCTGCATACTGAGGCGGGAGGCTTGAGCGGTGGCCCTGTGACACAGCGTTCTACTGAGGTCATTCGAGAGTTGCGAGCGGCCGTCGGCAATGAAATGCCTATTATAGGTGTTGGAGGCATATTGACGGCACAGGATGCCGTCGATAAGGCAGATGCAGGTGCTAACCTTGTACAGGTTTACAGCGGCTTTATTTACGAGGGCCCAGACCTTGTTCGTAACAGTGTGGAAGCTCTGCGTCGTCGTTAA
- a CDS encoding NAD-glutamate dehydrogenase, whose protein sequence is MVLTDDKRKFVAVLEEEIKRRVTAEESEKVADFARHFLANFPVEELESREINDSYGTIYSWWRSIQQVSLNTPTISVFNPEFEKDGWQSKRTIVSIISRDMPFLLDSVRLELNRRNIVIHTIHSFVINAHRDDDEQLLGLVSPDSEEKGRKEALLYLEIAKHSDVIEIAALVETIKEILGEVECVVDDWPTMTTHIEAVAEQLDSQIAGASSSDQKEVQLFLKWMASNHFTFLGYEELAVNYEGGKVLVEQVKDSALGLTKLRGSMGSYELYNELTSSAVSPSCLEGILTFSKSSVRSRVHRLVYPDYVGLKRFDEEGRVIGEYRFLGLYTSNVYTISPRQIPVIRRKTAAVLARSGLDVKSHDGRELLRVLETYPRDELFQSRTEELYHTAIQINHIQERRIVRLFMRRDKFGKFVTAMVYTPRDIYNTNLRERIEKTICDALNAQESEFTTYFSESILARTHIVFRVGTDALDFDVKKLEHDLMRVTKEWTEQLREVLIDEFGEERGTAIAGEYANAFPLGYQEDFSVRTAIADIRKVQSLKKIGDIEMSFYRVMEERDNMLRFRLVNFHEPLALSDMLPIMENLGLRVVSERPYGITRRDGEKVWIHDFSLIYSLSDSLDVDSVKEKFQEAFFSIWQNRAESDSFNKLLLGTMLSWRDIALLRAYARYMKQVAFSFSESYIADTLCSHLDITRDIVRLFKVSFDPGLRLSSEQRATKQDIVTRRIIAALDDVHSLSEDRVIRHYLDLIQATLRTNYFQLDANESLKSYFSFKFNTQAIPEVPEPRPEFEIFVYSPRVEGVHLRGGKVARGGLRWSDRYEDFRTEVLGLVKAQQVKNAVIVPVGAKGGFVAKNLPLNGSREDMQAEGIACYRIFIQGLLDITDNIVDGSVVPPKKTIRKDEDDVYLVVAADKGTATFSDIANDIAKSYNFWLGDAFASGGSIGYDHKKMGITARGAWVSVQRHFREMGIDVQSTEFTAIGIGDMAGDVFGNGMLLSEHILLKAAFNHQHIFIDPNPVAATSFAERKRLFDMPRSSWADYDESLISEGGGVFSRQAKFVRISEQIKAVFGIHQDRLTPNELLTILLKAEVDLIWNGGIGTYAKASTESHADVGDKANDVLRVDGRDLRCKVIGEGGNLGFTQLARVEYGLKGGRSNTDFIDNAGGVDCSDHEVNIKILLNSIVANGDMTEKQRVQLLEEMTESIAESVLQNNYRQVQALSLAERQVLQRSAEYSRYINQLEAEGQVDRQLEFLPDDELQMERLAQGKGLTRPELSVLISYSKSILKAELATSNIPDDPYLAGSIESAFPARLLEQYRDNMYNHSLRKEIIATQVANDVVNTMGITFVHKLVQSTAADSCDVARAYMTAKAIFRLDEVREQIEALDHQVDADVQMQMLDMMMGMMRRACRWFVRNRRSLIKPEQEIGIFAEGVRALSVDIHKYLQGSLEDVWGISTQYFIDKGVPVELANYVAATPMLYSCLGIIEAAGRTEMSLETVAKTYFAAGEQLELPWFTQRLLALSSDNHWQALAREALLDDVEWQMRTITVGIINHCGERCANADEAVKGWMETQSAQVERWHATMTELHATVNQEFAMYSVAIRELLDLAQSASHSKDC, encoded by the coding sequence ATGGTTCTAACGGACGACAAACGTAAATTCGTCGCGGTATTGGAAGAAGAAATTAAGCGCAGGGTGACTGCGGAAGAGAGTGAGAAGGTCGCCGACTTTGCTCGCCACTTCCTTGCCAACTTCCCTGTCGAAGAACTAGAAAGCCGTGAAATTAACGACAGTTACGGCACAATCTATTCCTGGTGGAGGAGCATTCAGCAGGTCTCCTTGAACACCCCGACGATCTCTGTTTTTAACCCTGAATTTGAAAAAGACGGTTGGCAATCGAAGCGTACGATTGTGTCTATTATCAGCCGTGATATGCCCTTCCTGCTTGACTCGGTTCGTTTAGAGCTCAATCGTCGAAACATTGTTATTCATACCATCCATAGCTTTGTTATTAACGCCCACCGTGACGATGACGAGCAGTTATTGGGGTTAGTGTCGCCGGATAGTGAGGAAAAGGGACGTAAAGAGGCGTTGTTATACCTCGAGATAGCTAAGCACAGCGATGTTATTGAAATTGCAGCTCTCGTTGAAACGATTAAGGAAATCCTCGGCGAAGTCGAGTGTGTTGTCGATGATTGGCCGACGATGACAACGCATATTGAAGCAGTCGCTGAGCAGTTAGATAGCCAGATTGCCGGTGCCAGCAGTAGCGATCAGAAAGAGGTTCAGCTATTTCTTAAGTGGATGGCCTCCAATCACTTTACCTTTCTTGGTTACGAGGAACTCGCCGTCAATTACGAAGGCGGCAAAGTGCTGGTTGAACAGGTGAAAGATTCGGCGCTGGGTCTGACCAAATTGCGCGGTTCAATGGGCAGCTATGAGCTTTATAATGAGCTGACCAGCAGTGCGGTTTCGCCATCCTGTTTAGAGGGTATCTTAACCTTCTCTAAGTCGTCCGTTCGTTCACGGGTGCATCGTCTTGTGTATCCGGATTATGTTGGCCTCAAGCGGTTTGATGAAGAGGGCAGAGTGATCGGTGAATACCGTTTCCTCGGCCTTTACACCTCTAATGTCTACACCATCAGCCCTCGCCAAATCCCAGTTATTCGCCGTAAGACTGCGGCTGTCCTTGCGCGTTCTGGACTTGATGTTAAGAGTCATGATGGCAGAGAGCTGTTAAGGGTATTGGAAACTTATCCGCGCGACGAGCTGTTCCAGAGCCGCACTGAAGAGCTTTATCATACGGCGATCCAGATTAATCACATACAAGAGCGGCGCATTGTGCGCTTGTTCATGCGTCGAGATAAGTTTGGCAAGTTCGTTACTGCGATGGTCTACACCCCACGTGATATCTACAATACCAACCTCCGTGAACGTATTGAGAAGACTATCTGTGATGCACTGAATGCGCAGGAGTCGGAATTCACCACGTATTTCTCTGAGTCTATTCTTGCGCGTACACATATTGTTTTTCGGGTGGGTACCGATGCGCTTGATTTTGACGTGAAGAAGCTTGAGCATGACTTGATGCGGGTAACCAAGGAGTGGACCGAGCAGCTGCGCGAAGTGCTGATCGACGAATTTGGTGAAGAGCGAGGTACGGCGATTGCCGGTGAATATGCCAATGCCTTCCCCCTCGGTTATCAAGAAGACTTTAGTGTACGTACGGCTATTGCCGATATCCGTAAAGTCCAGTCGCTGAAGAAGATCGGCGATATCGAGATGAGCTTTTATCGTGTAATGGAAGAGCGCGACAATATGTTGCGCTTCCGTTTGGTCAATTTCCACGAGCCGTTGGCATTGTCGGATATGTTGCCGATCATGGAAAACTTGGGGTTGCGTGTGGTTTCCGAGCGTCCCTATGGCATTACCCGCCGTGATGGCGAGAAAGTGTGGATCCATGACTTTAGTTTAATTTACAGCCTCTCTGATTCGCTGGATGTGGATTCGGTTAAAGAGAAGTTTCAAGAGGCATTTTTCAGCATTTGGCAGAACCGCGCCGAGAGTGATTCGTTTAATAAACTGTTGCTCGGGACGATGCTAAGCTGGCGAGATATTGCTCTGTTGCGCGCCTATGCTCGCTATATGAAACAGGTCGCCTTCAGCTTCAGTGAAAGCTATATTGCCGATACCCTGTGCAGTCACCTCGATATAACCCGTGACATTGTTCGTCTATTTAAGGTCTCGTTTGATCCTGGTCTGCGTCTGAGTAGTGAGCAGCGAGCGACCAAGCAGGATATTGTTACTCGTCGGATTATTGCGGCCCTAGACGACGTGCATAGCCTCAGTGAAGACCGCGTTATTCGTCACTATCTCGATTTAATTCAGGCGACATTACGTACCAACTATTTTCAGTTGGATGCTAATGAGTCACTGAAGTCATACTTCTCGTTTAAGTTTAATACCCAGGCGATTCCCGAGGTTCCTGAACCGCGTCCGGAGTTTGAGATATTTGTCTATTCGCCAAGAGTCGAGGGTGTGCACTTGCGTGGCGGCAAAGTAGCGCGTGGCGGCTTGCGTTGGTCTGATCGTTACGAGGATTTCCGCACCGAGGTGCTGGGCCTAGTGAAGGCGCAGCAGGTCAAGAATGCGGTGATTGTTCCCGTGGGGGCGAAGGGTGGTTTTGTTGCGAAGAACCTTCCACTCAATGGTTCGCGTGAAGACATGCAGGCCGAGGGCATTGCTTGTTATCGAATCTTTATTCAGGGGCTGCTGGATATCACCGACAATATTGTCGATGGTAGTGTCGTACCGCCAAAGAAAACGATTCGTAAAGACGAGGATGATGTCTATCTGGTTGTGGCTGCCGATAAAGGCACGGCAACGTTCTCTGATATTGCTAACGATATCGCCAAGAGCTATAACTTCTGGTTGGGAGATGCCTTCGCGTCTGGTGGTAGCATCGGCTATGACCATAAAAAAATGGGCATCACGGCCCGCGGTGCATGGGTATCAGTACAGCGTCATTTCCGCGAGATGGGCATCGATGTGCAGAGCACCGAATTCACCGCTATTGGTATCGGCGATATGGCAGGTGATGTCTTTGGTAACGGCATGCTGTTGTCAGAACATATATTGCTTAAGGCGGCGTTTAACCATCAGCATATTTTTATCGACCCCAATCCAGTGGCTGCAACGAGCTTTGCGGAACGCAAGCGCTTGTTTGATATGCCGAGATCGAGCTGGGCTGACTATGATGAGTCGTTGATTTCTGAGGGTGGCGGTGTTTTCTCTCGTCAGGCGAAGTTCGTCCGTATTAGTGAACAGATCAAGGCGGTCTTTGGCATTCATCAGGATAGGCTTACCCCTAACGAGCTGTTGACCATCCTACTCAAGGCCGAGGTCGATCTAATATGGAATGGTGGCATTGGCACTTATGCTAAGGCGAGTACCGAATCCCATGCCGATGTTGGCGACAAGGCGAACGATGTGTTGCGTGTCGACGGCAGAGACTTGCGTTGTAAGGTCATTGGCGAGGGGGGGAATCTCGGTTTTACCCAGTTAGCACGTGTTGAGTATGGTCTCAAAGGTGGGCGCTCTAATACCGACTTTATCGATAATGCCGGCGGTGTTGATTGCTCGGATCACGAAGTCAATATTAAAATATTGCTGAACTCTATCGTTGCCAACGGCGATATGACCGAGAAACAGCGTGTTCAATTATTGGAAGAGATGACCGAAAGTATTGCCGAATCAGTTTTACAAAATAACTATCGGCAAGTGCAGGCGCTGAGTTTAGCGGAACGACAAGTGTTGCAGCGTTCAGCTGAGTACAGCCGCTACATCAACCAGCTTGAGGCAGAGGGACAGGTTGATCGTCAGCTCGAGTTCCTACCTGATGATGAGCTACAGATGGAGCGTTTGGCTCAGGGTAAAGGTTTAACACGTCCTGAATTGTCGGTGTTAATCTCCTACAGTAAGTCGATTCTTAAGGCTGAGTTGGCGACCTCTAACATTCCTGATGACCCTTATCTCGCAGGTAGTATCGAGTCGGCCTTTCCGGCCCGCTTGCTGGAGCAGTATCGAGATAATATGTATAACCACAGCTTGCGCAAAGAGATCATTGCGACGCAGGTGGCTAACGATGTGGTTAATACCATGGGTATTACCTTCGTGCATAAGCTGGTGCAGTCGACAGCGGCGGACTCGTGTGATGTTGCCCGCGCTTATATGACGGCGAAGGCGATTTTCCGCCTTGATGAGGTGAGGGAGCAAATCGAAGCGCTGGATCATCAGGTTGATGCAGACGTGCAAATGCAGATGCTTGATATGATGATGGGCATGATGCGCAGGGCGTGCCGTTGGTTTGTGCGTAATCGCCGCAGCCTGATCAAGCCGGAGCAAGAAATAGGCATCTTTGCTGAAGGGGTGCGGGCTTTGTCGGTCGATATACACAAGTACCTACAGGGGAGTCTCGAAGATGTCTGGGGGATTTCAACGCAGTACTTTATTGATAAAGGAGTACCTGTCGAGCTCGCAAATTACGTAGCGGCGACGCCGATGCTTTATTCTTGCTTGGGGATAATTGAGGCTGCAGGGCGCACCGAAATGTCGTTGGAAACTGTTGCAAAAACGTACTTTGCGGCCGGTGAGCAGCTTGAGCTCCCTTGGTTTACGCAGCGCTTGTTAGCGCTGAGTAGTGATAACCATTGGCAGGCGTTAGCGCGGGAAGCGTTGCTTGATGACGTGGAATGGCAGATGCGTACCATCACGGTGGGTATTATTAACCACTGCGGGGAGCGATGCGCCAATGCCGATGAGGCGGTTAAGGGATGGATGGAGACGCAGTCGGCCCAGGTTGAGCGTTGGCACGCGACGATGACAGAGTTGCATGCTACGGTGAACCAAGAGTTTGCGATGTACTCCGTTGCGATTCGTGAATTGCTCGATTTGGCACAGTCGGCAAGCCATAGTAAGGACTGTTAG
- a CDS encoding AAA family ATPase → MQTTPTTSVTPSPQDALKQLTQQLSREVIGQPKLVQRLIMALLADGHLLVEGAPGLAKTRAIKSLSDCLEGSFQRVQFTPDLLPGDVTGTDIFRPQDGSFNFQPGPIFHNLVLADEINRAPAKVQSALLEAMAERQVSVGSQTYPLPELFLVMATQNPIEQEGTYPLPEAQLDRFLMHVVVGYPSREDEKLILRLVRGEASGEEKEQLPHITEQNILDARKSALTTHMSETVEDYIVALIDATRRPAAYDETLASYLEFGGSPRATIALDRCARVAAWLDGRDFVTPDDVRSIAHDCLRHRLILSFDAEAAGISADQVIDRLLDQVAAG, encoded by the coding sequence ATGCAAACAACACCGACAACTTCCGTGACACCCTCTCCTCAGGATGCCCTCAAGCAATTAACCCAGCAACTCAGTCGAGAAGTCATCGGGCAACCGAAATTGGTGCAACGACTCATTATGGCCCTCCTCGCCGACGGCCACTTACTGGTTGAAGGCGCCCCGGGGCTTGCCAAGACTCGCGCCATCAAATCGCTTTCAGATTGCTTAGAAGGCAGCTTTCAGCGCGTGCAATTTACTCCCGACCTACTCCCCGGTGACGTTACTGGCACCGATATCTTCAGGCCGCAAGACGGTAGCTTTAACTTCCAACCTGGCCCAATTTTCCACAACCTCGTGCTCGCCGATGAAATAAACCGAGCACCGGCCAAGGTACAATCGGCCCTACTCGAGGCGATGGCTGAGAGACAGGTCAGTGTCGGCAGTCAGACTTACCCCTTACCCGAACTATTCCTCGTCATGGCGACACAAAACCCGATCGAACAAGAGGGCACCTATCCACTGCCTGAAGCTCAGCTCGATCGCTTTCTCATGCATGTCGTCGTCGGCTACCCGAGTCGCGAGGATGAAAAACTCATTCTTCGCCTGGTCCGTGGCGAAGCCAGCGGCGAAGAGAAAGAGCAACTACCGCATATCACCGAGCAAAACATTCTCGATGCACGCAAATCTGCACTAACAACGCACATGAGTGAGACCGTCGAAGACTATATCGTCGCGCTAATTGATGCCACTCGTCGGCCAGCTGCCTACGACGAAACACTCGCCAGCTATCTTGAGTTTGGCGGCAGCCCGCGAGCCACAATCGCCCTCGATCGCTGCGCTCGCGTGGCAGCTTGGCTCGACGGCCGCGACTTTGTCACCCCCGATGACGTTCGATCCATCGCTCACGACTGCTTGCGTCACCGCCTCATCCTCAGCTTCGATGCAGAAGCAGCAGGGATCAGCGCCGACCAAGTGATCGACCGATTGCTCGATCAGGTCGCGGCTGGCTAG